One segment of Methanolinea mesophila DNA contains the following:
- a CDS encoding class I SAM-dependent methyltransferase has product MKLKVNDELQKYYDNYYSKEENKSEWRDLGAIDKVNNIVELCGKYPHEKILEIGSGEGAILKRLSDLKFGKELCSLEISSSGINSILKKNIPTLKEVIIFDGYDIPYTDKEFDLVILSHVIEHVEHPRKLLYEATRVGKFIFIEVPLDDTIRLKEQHLNKSGHINFYSLKTIKMLLRSCNLKILNYSVTNISYPVRKYLSGNKALIYYPLTEFCLKIFPNLAPVILPYHCALIAEQE; this is encoded by the coding sequence ATGAAATTAAAAGTGAATGACGAATTACAAAAATATTATGATAATTATTATAGTAAAGAAGAAAATAAAAGCGAATGGAGAGATTTAGGGGCTATTGATAAAGTTAATAATATAGTAGAATTATGTGGAAAATATCCTCATGAAAAGATACTCGAGATAGGGTCTGGAGAAGGTGCTATACTAAAAAGACTGTCAGATCTCAAATTTGGCAAGGAACTCTGCTCGTTAGAAATTTCATCTTCCGGTATTAATTCGATACTTAAAAAGAATATCCCTACCTTAAAGGAGGTAATAATTTTTGATGGATACGATATTCCATATACTGACAAGGAATTTGACCTAGTCATATTATCTCACGTGATTGAGCATGTAGAACATCCTCGAAAATTATTGTACGAGGCTACACGGGTTGGAAAATTCATTTTTATCGAAGTGCCACTGGATGATACAATCCGTCTGAAAGAACAACATTTAAATAAATCAGGCCATATAAATTTTTATTCTTTAAAAACCATCAAAATGCTGCTCAGGTCATGCAATTTGAAAATTCTGAATTATTCCGTGACTAATATCTCGTATCCGGTCAGGAAATACCTGTCTGGCAATAAGGCACTAATTTATTATCCTTTAACAGAATTCTGCCTGAAAATCTTTCCAAATCTTGCCCCGGTGATATTACCTTATCATTGCGCTTTAATCGCAGAGCAGGAATAA
- a CDS encoding glycosyltransferase family 2 protein produces MPETEKSSKSVGLIYAIIPAFNEEVAIGSVVLRTKRNVDRVLVIDDGSTDATAEIAAEAGAEVLRLDENRGKAYAVISGFSKLKEMHPIAVVMLDADGQHNPDEIPRVIQPILNDDADLVIGSRYLGQENIVPSYRKVGQKTLDLATSMSSGYSSTDSQSGFRAIGGKGIDCFNFTSEGYNLESDMIETFLRKGCRIIEVPITVKYDIANTHKKHPLAHGVDVMSHLFGLIGYKRPLISFGMPGLIFTGFGLGGIIYTFSVYYSGGDFHYIVFIMGIVGIILGLLLLTSALILNSLLIIIREQNMERP; encoded by the coding sequence ATGCCCGAAACGGAAAAATCTTCCAAATCGGTAGGCCTCATCTATGCAATAATCCCTGCCTTCAACGAAGAGGTGGCGATAGGGTCGGTGGTCCTTCGGACGAAAAGAAATGTCGACAGGGTCCTTGTGATAGACGATGGTTCGACCGATGCCACTGCCGAAATTGCTGCAGAAGCCGGTGCCGAGGTACTCCGCCTGGATGAAAATCGTGGAAAGGCATATGCAGTGATCAGTGGGTTTTCCAAATTGAAGGAAATGCATCCGATAGCTGTGGTGATGCTGGATGCCGACGGCCAGCACAATCCCGACGAGATTCCGCGGGTAATTCAACCTATTCTCAACGATGACGCGGACCTGGTGATTGGCTCGCGATATCTCGGCCAGGAGAACATCGTTCCAAGCTACCGGAAGGTCGGGCAGAAAACCCTTGACCTTGCCACCAGCATGAGTTCGGGGTATTCTTCCACCGATTCACAGTCCGGATTCCGGGCGATCGGAGGAAAGGGGATCGATTGTTTCAATTTCACCTCGGAGGGCTACAACCTTGAATCGGATATGATAGAGACGTTCCTCAGGAAAGGGTGCAGGATCATTGAGGTCCCTATTACAGTAAAATACGATATTGCCAATACACACAAAAAACATCCCCTCGCACACGGGGTCGACGTGATGAGTCACCTCTTCGGGCTTATCGGGTACAAGCGACCTCTAATCTCGTTCGGTATGCCAGGACTGATCTTTACCGGGTTTGGGCTTGGCGGAATAATTTACACGTTTTCAGTGTATTATTCGGGCGGAGATTTTCACTATATTGTCTTCATAATGGGAATCGTGGGGATCATTCTCGGGCTCCTGCTGCTCACTTCAGCCCTTATCCTCAATTCGCTGTTGATTATTATCCGGGAACAAAACATGGAACGGCCGTGA
- a CDS encoding oligosaccharide flippase family protein, with amino-acid sequence MDFSLLKRPGQVRNYWKNPLYKNSIYIALGRFFDVGIGFFFWTVAARFYSVTDVGLAVALISSLGLVMAFSRLGFDITLIRFMPSHDYNRVFNTCLWITIGAAIVASFVYLAAINFISPDIAFIQEYAVLFIIIAVVNSIVITTGNALLSLRKADLKFIQNIIMGGRLLLLLPFVFLGSLGIFSSLGIAYLIASIYAFIVIARFITISFKIDYEFIRKTFRFSVQNYIASLFQSIPTLIIPIIIVNLISPEDAALYYIAFAVGNLVLIIPDAITTSFFVEGSHGINLRSGAIRTLGVTYAILIPAVLFVVFFGNYLLGLFGTEYLAAFNLLRIIAISSLFVTIYNLFIPLQNIRLRVGGIVILNAIRFGLLIGLTFWLLTTLGVIGAGYAWLITYMILGIGISILIKKRGWI; translated from the coding sequence ATGGATTTTTCGCTGCTGAAACGCCCCGGACAGGTCAGGAATTATTGGAAAAATCCTCTCTATAAAAATTCCATTTATATCGCTCTTGGCAGGTTTTTTGACGTAGGAATTGGATTTTTCTTCTGGACAGTCGCTGCTCGATTTTATTCAGTAACCGATGTAGGACTTGCCGTTGCTCTGATATCTTCACTGGGCCTCGTGATGGCATTCTCCCGACTTGGATTCGACATTACTCTCATTCGTTTCATGCCCTCCCACGACTACAACCGCGTGTTCAATACCTGCCTCTGGATAACTATTGGAGCTGCAATTGTTGCCAGTTTCGTCTATCTTGCCGCTATTAACTTTATTTCACCGGATATTGCGTTTATCCAAGAATATGCTGTTCTTTTCATAATTATTGCAGTCGTTAACTCCATCGTTATTACTACGGGTAATGCCCTTTTGTCATTGAGAAAAGCAGACCTTAAATTCATTCAGAATATCATTATGGGAGGAAGGCTGCTCCTCCTTCTTCCATTTGTATTCCTGGGAAGTCTGGGGATTTTTTCGTCACTCGGAATTGCATATCTGATCGCCTCGATTTATGCATTTATTGTAATCGCCAGATTTATTACCATATCTTTTAAGATTGACTACGAATTTATCCGGAAGACATTCAGGTTCTCTGTCCAGAATTATATTGCAAGCCTTTTCCAGAGCATTCCAACTCTGATTATCCCAATAATCATTGTTAACCTCATCAGCCCGGAGGACGCAGCACTCTATTACATTGCGTTTGCAGTGGGAAATCTCGTTCTTATCATTCCGGATGCGATCACCACATCCTTCTTTGTAGAAGGGAGTCACGGAATCAATCTCCGGAGCGGAGCGATCCGGACCCTTGGGGTTACGTATGCAATCCTGATCCCGGCAGTTTTATTCGTTGTTTTCTTTGGAAACTACCTTCTCGGCCTGTTTGGGACAGAGTATCTCGCGGCGTTTAACCTGCTAAGGATCATTGCTATTTCAAGCCTCTTCGTGACCATCTACAACCTGTTTATTCCCCTTCAGAATATTCGTTTACGAGTTGGTGGAATCGTAATCCTAAATGCTATAAGATTTGGGCTGCTTATTGGACTTACTTTTTGGCTGCTTACTACATTGGGGGTTATTGGAGCAGGGTATGCTTGGTTGATCACCTATATGATACTTGGAATAGGAATCAGTATACTTATAAAGAAGAGGGGTTGGATTTAA
- a CDS encoding FkbM family methyltransferase, with product MIVRIKQLIENIILSDRFSSQLDCTRKKERFGSRFGGWDVAVEDISKDSVVYSFGIGEDASFDLEMIQRLGVTIHAFDPPPKSIQWVHEQHFPDSFIVHEYGLADFDGVIKFNPPKNPNHVSHTILDRPETGNNAIIVDVKKLKTIMRELEHQHVDILKMDIEGAEYQVIHDLIESKIIPTQILVEFHHRFPNVGVPATEEAIMELKKAGYCLFSVSGNNEDFCFIFNNKNKLKRKIE from the coding sequence ATGATAGTCAGAATAAAGCAATTAATTGAAAATATAATTTTATCGGACAGATTTTCTTCCCAGCTTGATTGCACCCGTAAAAAGGAAAGATTCGGTTCCAGGTTTGGGGGGTGGGATGTTGCTGTTGAAGATATTTCCAAGGACTCTGTTGTTTATTCATTTGGAATCGGAGAGGATGCATCATTCGACCTGGAAATGATACAAAGACTCGGAGTAACGATACATGCCTTCGATCCTCCTCCCAAATCGATCCAGTGGGTTCACGAACAGCATTTTCCGGATTCATTTATTGTTCATGAATATGGTCTTGCCGATTTTGACGGAGTAATAAAATTCAATCCTCCCAAAAATCCAAATCATGTATCCCATACTATCCTAGACCGGCCGGAGACGGGTAATAATGCCATCATTGTCGATGTAAAGAAGTTGAAGACAATTATGCGGGAGCTGGAGCATCAGCATGTAGACATTCTGAAAATGGATATAGAAGGAGCCGAATACCAGGTAATTCATGATCTGATTGAATCGAAGATAATTCCCACTCAAATTCTGGTTGAATTCCACCATAGATTTCCAAATGTAGGGGTTCCGGCGACTGAGGAGGCCATAATGGAATTAAAAAAGGCGGGTTATTGTTTATTTTCGGTTTCGGGAAATAATGAAGATTTTTGTTTTATTTTTAATAATAAAAATAAATTAAAAAGGAAGATTGAATAG
- a CDS encoding B12-binding domain-containing radical SAM protein, which produces MEILLVNPPRLDERIPVIREDRCEITDRYAIIPPYSLLQMASILREKGHLVHLIDANGENITYSQVRERISAINFDIIFFRFGPTTFDWDMRVSQISKELRPKAVTAGICYTVWSIQSEVMQQADNLDILVSNEWEQIIPRIVTSIGANTALEGITGICFRQNGKIVETSRIETVKEYGDLPLPAYDLIADFRNYRPNTPTNGNFTIIYTSKGCPFGCTYCTVARTPYHSKPANKVIEELLLLYNNYDVKLVTFFDETFTIDRKRTVTICEEISRKMPELRWYCNTRVNLVDDELLGIMHEAGCRGIAYGIESGCQNILDNVHKGITVEQARTAILLTKKNRIKVYTSFILGLPGETSETVAETFSFLKSTTPHGAQFNIAVPYPGTELLDYAIREGLISEYRWKELYQHQAMLKSETLTPEELEAFRKKAYRILYLNPMWVASNVRWVLENPEDLRLGIRYYLKALRNLFIHDMEHAH; this is translated from the coding sequence ATGGAGATCCTGCTCGTTAACCCCCCCAGGCTAGATGAAAGAATACCGGTAATCCGGGAGGATCGCTGCGAGATTACCGATCGGTATGCAATCATCCCTCCCTATTCCCTCCTGCAGATGGCATCGATACTCAGGGAAAAGGGTCACCTGGTGCACCTTATCGATGCGAACGGGGAGAATATTACGTACTCCCAGGTCAGGGAAAGAATTTCCGCCATCAATTTTGACATAATTTTTTTCCGGTTCGGGCCGACGACATTCGACTGGGACATGCGGGTCTCGCAGATCTCAAAAGAACTCAGGCCTAAAGCCGTTACCGCAGGAATATGCTACACAGTATGGTCAATTCAGAGTGAGGTGATGCAACAGGCGGATAATCTTGATATTTTAGTTTCCAACGAGTGGGAACAGATTATTCCACGGATCGTGACCTCAATCGGGGCCAACACGGCACTCGAAGGAATCACAGGAATTTGTTTCCGTCAAAACGGAAAAATCGTAGAAACCTCGAGAATTGAGACGGTGAAAGAATATGGGGATCTCCCGCTTCCAGCATACGATCTAATTGCAGATTTCAGAAATTACAGGCCAAATACTCCTACAAATGGAAATTTCACGATAATTTATACCAGCAAGGGGTGTCCCTTCGGATGCACATACTGTACAGTTGCCCGGACACCCTATCATTCGAAACCCGCGAATAAGGTGATCGAGGAGCTCCTGCTCCTGTACAACAATTACGACGTGAAGCTGGTCACGTTTTTCGACGAGACCTTTACCATAGACCGGAAGCGGACTGTCACAATCTGCGAGGAAATATCCCGAAAGATGCCGGAATTACGATGGTATTGCAACACCAGGGTGAACCTGGTCGATGACGAGCTCCTCGGGATCATGCATGAGGCAGGATGTCGGGGGATCGCCTACGGGATCGAATCCGGCTGCCAGAACATTTTGGATAATGTCCACAAAGGAATCACAGTCGAGCAGGCACGGACTGCGATCCTGCTCACTAAAAAGAACAGGATAAAGGTGTACACGAGTTTCATTCTCGGACTGCCGGGTGAGACAAGCGAGACCGTCGCCGAAACGTTCTCGTTCCTGAAGAGTACGACACCCCACGGGGCACAATTCAATATCGCAGTGCCTTACCCGGGGACAGAACTCCTTGACTACGCAATTCGGGAAGGATTGATATCAGAGTACCGGTGGAAAGAATTGTACCAGCACCAGGCAATGCTGAAATCCGAAACTCTTACGCCAGAAGAACTGGAAGCGTTCAGGAAAAAAGCATACAGGATCCTGTATCTTAATCCGATGTGGGTGGCCTCGAACGTACGCTGGGTCCTTGAAAATCCCGAAGATCTGCGGCTGGGAATCCGCTACTATCTTAAGGCCCTCAGGAACCTGTTTATCCACGACATGGAGCATGCTCACTAA
- a CDS encoding glycosyltransferase family 4 protein, producing MSRLSVAILTPEFIPVRGGTGAYVEGLARNFPRDVDVHIVTPYVAGEPEKMISPLGGHITVHRLGTTSNSFIDNLRFQRIVGTQLPLLVEEYAIDIVHSQSALPDRYIDPRMLKVPIVTTIHSTIEEQIATIEATKQGFFRLSDSERYCILLSPFLKRIENKYYTSDRYFIAVSEWTRNQVIRAKQIDPEKITAIHNGVDPEKFRPREKEEAARHFPSLDTSDTLNVLFLSRMNASKGLYTYLDALEDISKNTHLHFIFAGPGEFPEVSLPGDSFTYLGPVDHDIAPYLYNLADVFILPSFYENFPISVLEAMASGLPVIASEVGGIPEMIRNRVNGILIPPRDPKRITESLIMLANDGTLRNLLGRNARGSVVSEFTWNHAATDTMNYYREILGRNNGDPAR from the coding sequence ATGAGCCGCCTTTCAGTCGCAATCCTGACACCCGAGTTCATCCCGGTCCGGGGAGGAACCGGGGCGTATGTGGAAGGCCTCGCACGTAATTTCCCTCGGGATGTGGATGTCCATATCGTAACCCCCTACGTTGCAGGAGAGCCGGAAAAAATGATCTCTCCCCTGGGAGGCCACATAACAGTACATAGGCTGGGGACCACGTCCAACAGTTTTATCGATAATTTGAGGTTCCAGCGTATTGTCGGAACACAATTACCCCTGCTCGTGGAAGAATATGCAATTGATATCGTCCATTCACAAAGTGCCCTGCCAGACCGGTATATCGATCCCAGGATGCTGAAAGTCCCTATCGTGACCACGATCCATTCGACCATCGAGGAACAGATCGCCACGATCGAGGCAACCAAACAGGGATTTTTCAGGTTGTCGGACTCGGAACGCTATTGCATTCTTTTAAGCCCTTTTCTTAAAAGAATTGAAAACAAGTATTACACCAGTGACAGGTATTTCATCGCGGTATCCGAATGGACTAGAAATCAGGTCATCCGGGCAAAGCAAATCGACCCTGAAAAAATCACCGCTATTCACAATGGTGTGGATCCCGAAAAATTCCGGCCTCGAGAGAAAGAAGAGGCGGCCAGGCATTTCCCCTCTCTCGATACCTCGGACACCCTAAACGTCCTGTTTCTCTCAAGGATGAATGCAAGCAAGGGACTGTATACTTATCTTGATGCTCTTGAAGATATTTCGAAGAACACTCACCTCCACTTCATCTTCGCAGGCCCGGGAGAATTTCCTGAAGTTTCTCTTCCCGGTGACTCGTTCACCTATCTAGGACCGGTTGATCACGATATTGCCCCTTATCTCTACAACCTTGCAGACGTTTTTATCCTGCCGTCATTTTACGAAAATTTCCCAATAAGCGTTCTTGAAGCAATGGCATCCGGGTTACCGGTAATCGCATCCGAAGTGGGAGGGATCCCGGAAATGATCAGGAACAGGGTCAATGGGATACTGATCCCGCCAAGGGATCCCAAAAGAATTACAGAATCACTTATCATGCTTGCAAATGACGGTACTTTAAGAAATTTGCTTGGTCGAAATGCCAGGGGTTCCGTTGTTTCAGAATTTACCTGGAACCATGCCGCTACTGATACGATGAACTATTATAGAGAGATATTAGGCCGTAACAATGGAGATCCTGCTCGTTAA
- a CDS encoding glycosyltransferase: METKKILLTSTFFPPYHIGGDALHVFALAHELQDRGYEVHVIHLLDSYYFKRGKGGVPRDDEFVTDAQIHSIKSQYGFFSLLSAYSAGVSRAIDRRVEAIIDEIHPDVLHHHNIAGFGPSILFHHAPNVLYTAHDYWLVCPLGSMMFRDSLECGYNKNCTLCLLANRRPPQLWRRSNLFNSERNQVRTIISPSEYVRDVLIRYGIKQDVVHIPNFIDPPPDDESSNPPVFEDFFLFVGVLEHHKGILDLIQVFREVRNKNLVIIGTGSLEGKIRESLNAEGDANIRYLGRVAKKTLFHYYRNANAVIIPSLWPENNPLVALESLSVGTPIIVSNRGGLPEIAGKIGATLIFDPCDFGQLKRIIEEFQGSRADIKEIFDDNYSQEAFFRQYIPLIKE; the protein is encoded by the coding sequence ATGGAAACAAAAAAAATCCTGCTGACTTCCACTTTTTTTCCTCCCTACCACATAGGAGGGGATGCACTCCATGTCTTCGCCCTCGCACACGAATTACAGGACAGAGGATACGAAGTCCACGTCATCCATCTTCTGGACTCGTATTATTTCAAAAGAGGAAAGGGCGGGGTACCACGAGATGACGAATTTGTAACTGATGCACAAATCCACTCGATTAAATCCCAATATGGCTTTTTCTCTTTGTTGAGTGCTTATTCGGCGGGAGTCTCAAGGGCCATCGACAGGAGAGTTGAGGCGATCATCGATGAAATCCATCCCGATGTACTGCATCACCACAATATCGCCGGGTTCGGACCTTCAATTCTGTTCCATCATGCCCCAAATGTGCTCTACACCGCACATGATTACTGGCTTGTCTGCCCTCTCGGGAGTATGATGTTCAGGGATTCACTCGAATGTGGGTATAATAAAAATTGTACGCTGTGCCTTCTTGCCAACCGGAGACCCCCCCAGTTATGGAGAAGATCCAACCTGTTCAATTCAGAAAGAAACCAGGTCAGGACAATTATTTCTCCCAGTGAGTATGTCAGAGATGTTCTGATCCGCTACGGAATTAAGCAAGATGTAGTGCATATCCCGAATTTCATCGACCCCCCTCCGGATGATGAATCCTCTAATCCTCCAGTCTTCGAAGACTTCTTCCTGTTCGTAGGGGTTTTGGAGCACCATAAGGGAATACTTGACCTGATACAGGTATTTCGTGAGGTCCGGAATAAAAACCTGGTAATCATCGGAACCGGCTCACTCGAAGGTAAGATCAGGGAATCTTTGAACGCAGAAGGTGATGCTAATATCCGCTATCTAGGCAGAGTGGCTAAAAAGACATTGTTTCACTATTACCGGAACGCGAACGCGGTGATCATTCCCTCACTCTGGCCGGAAAATAATCCGTTGGTCGCACTGGAATCCCTATCGGTAGGAACCCCTATTATTGTCTCAAATAGAGGCGGACTTCCTGAAATTGCCGGAAAAATAGGTGCAACGCTTATCTTCGATCCATGCGATTTCGGGCAGTTAAAACGGATCATCGAGGAATTCCAGGGATCAAGAGCAGATATAAAAGAGATCTTTGATGATAATTATTCACAGGAAGCATTCTTCAGGCAATATATCCCATTGATCAAAGAATAG
- a CDS encoding glycosyltransferase family 4 protein encodes MKIAIVTSYWKNSQGGGLKNYLINLVDIFKKKGYNVSVLFREGDDPQQYQCGINKIWFCFNCYRHLRRIKPSVIHSQGAWFCLFPSVVYKKIYKCRLVHTFHTAPTQKLSVPARFFFQWILNNCDCITFVSKSLQQQIIEMDKLVVSRTKITYAGVQPITVTDDEVKWFREQHNIDKDAIVLLAIGMTALSYKAEGLKKLISAIHILRERYPNILLIVTRNAKYSEELRAFSNELGINKQLIFIGDIINPFVPLKLCSIYTHTPLGEGGVSLAVLEAMSMGKPIIATNVGGIPEAIDDGVNGILIEPDSIQIAAKIDLLLQNKEYAEMIGQFARNTAEKNFNWEKTAEQFLKAYSGQ; translated from the coding sequence ATGAAAATCGCAATTGTAACGAGTTATTGGAAAAATAGCCAAGGTGGTGGTCTAAAAAATTATTTGATTAATCTAGTCGATATTTTTAAAAAAAAAGGATATAATGTAAGCGTTCTTTTTCGGGAAGGAGATGATCCACAACAATATCAGTGTGGAATAAATAAGATTTGGTTTTGTTTTAACTGTTATCGACATTTACGAAGGATTAAGCCTAGTGTAATTCATTCCCAAGGAGCATGGTTCTGTCTTTTCCCCAGTGTAGTTTATAAAAAAATCTATAAATGCAGACTTGTTCATACGTTTCATACGGCGCCAACACAAAAACTATCAGTCCCAGCTAGGTTTTTTTTTCAATGGATTCTGAATAATTGTGACTGTATTACATTTGTCTCTAAAAGCCTACAACAACAAATTATTGAAATGGATAAATTAGTTGTATCTAGGACAAAAATTACCTATGCGGGAGTTCAACCCATCACAGTTACTGATGATGAGGTTAAATGGTTCCGAGAGCAGCATAATATCGATAAAGATGCAATTGTCCTTCTAGCGATCGGAATGACCGCTCTTTCATATAAGGCAGAAGGACTAAAAAAACTAATAAGTGCTATCCACATACTTCGAGAGCGCTATCCAAATATTTTATTGATTGTTACACGAAACGCTAAATATTCAGAGGAATTGAGAGCTTTCTCAAATGAGTTAGGTATTAACAAACAACTTATTTTTATTGGAGATATAATTAACCCATTTGTTCCGCTGAAATTATGTAGTATTTATACACATACACCTTTGGGAGAGGGAGGGGTGTCATTGGCTGTTCTTGAGGCAATGTCTATGGGTAAACCAATTATTGCAACCAATGTAGGAGGAATTCCGGAAGCAATAGATGATGGGGTAAATGGGATACTCATCGAACCTGATTCAATTCAAATAGCAGCAAAAATTGACCTTCTTTTACAAAATAAAGAATATGCAGAAATGATAGGACAATTTGCGAGGAATACTGCAGAAAAAAATTTCAATTGGGAGAAGACTGCAGAACAATTTTTAAAAGCTTATTCAGGCCAATGA
- a CDS encoding glycosyltransferase, which translates to MHILDSHEFIELYRGDKDLRIGKILALDYDCTYTVMVPDLQSPADRKILDEKSKIFSEFMKGFPEKMNFIHYKTHLIYFNRKNISLGGFFQVSLTYFMKLFKAKRVDLILENVYTTFTPRMYMTFFYSILTKTPVIYVDAGDIPAKGTMKKFLSKFEKICIENSKGIIVYNELGSKRYLLEYGISSDRISVIPKPVDSIEFNPMVSGADFKTRFSLEDKFVVGYFGRLDANKGSACLLKVAKELSERNLDNIIFLFVGGNIENKSSTNFKQILLDYDLPNVVVTGMISHDEMPMAYASTDIVVFPDITNIPGFPTVLAEAMSMQKPIVAGINGYEEASPLNPEMGLIIPPRDIGKIIESILLLKDNPHIREKFGLNCRKFVELNMDYDKVVHKYYALFLKAVAK; encoded by the coding sequence ATGCACATTCTTGATAGCCATGAATTTATCGAGTTATATCGGGGAGATAAGGACCTCCGGATCGGAAAAATTCTTGCGTTGGATTACGACTGCACTTATACGGTCATGGTTCCGGACTTGCAGAGCCCCGCTGATAGAAAAATTCTCGATGAAAAATCTAAAATTTTTTCAGAATTCATGAAAGGTTTTCCGGAAAAAATGAATTTTATTCATTATAAGACTCACTTAATCTATTTCAACAGGAAAAATATTTCCCTCGGAGGATTTTTCCAGGTATCTTTGACCTACTTTATGAAATTGTTCAAAGCAAAACGCGTTGATCTGATCCTAGAAAATGTGTACACTACCTTTACCCCGCGTATGTACATGACTTTTTTCTACAGTATTTTGACAAAAACACCAGTAATTTACGTTGATGCAGGAGATATCCCCGCAAAAGGGACTATGAAAAAATTTTTGAGCAAATTTGAAAAAATTTGCATAGAGAATTCGAAAGGCATAATCGTATATAACGAACTTGGATCCAAACGCTACCTGCTCGAGTATGGCATTTCATCGGATCGAATTAGCGTTATCCCAAAACCTGTGGATTCTATCGAATTCAATCCCATGGTATCAGGGGCTGATTTTAAAACACGGTTCAGTCTTGAAGATAAGTTTGTCGTAGGGTATTTCGGCCGGCTTGATGCCAACAAGGGATCCGCGTGCCTCCTGAAGGTCGCCAAGGAATTATCGGAACGAAATCTCGATAATATCATCTTCCTTTTTGTCGGCGGAAATATCGAAAACAAAAGCAGTACAAACTTCAAACAAATACTTTTGGACTATGATCTCCCAAATGTTGTAGTAACTGGGATGATATCGCACGATGAAATGCCTATGGCATATGCATCGACGGATATTGTTGTTTTTCCGGATATTACTAATATCCCCGGTTTCCCCACAGTCCTTGCCGAAGCGATGTCCATGCAGAAACCTATCGTTGCCGGAATAAATGGATATGAAGAGGCTTCTCCATTGAATCCGGAGATGGGACTCATTATTCCCCCTCGCGATATTGGAAAAATTATCGAGAGTATTCTTCTTTTGAAGGATAACCCACATATAAGGGAGAAATTTGGATTAAACTGCAGAAAATTCGTTGAATTAAATATGGATTATGATAAAGTTGTGCATAAGTACTATGCCTTGTTCCTGAAGGCCGTCGCAAAATAA
- a CDS encoding FkbM family methyltransferase — translation MTENIKYFICGLWRLKTIQKWINHHYNDNENLIIDSKYFPYVVTKNGEIFSNSSQIYTVKQAMTDYILDDIQKDDIVIDIGANVGGFCIPAAKLSNYVYAIEPITTDELRHNISKNNLNVRVIEGGLGNGMPSEVIWNKKKTVKTYTFAQIKSICGGCDFLKCDCEGFEWFIRPSELEGIRRLEMEIHNFNPSPNDPTILINGILNEFNISLNSMFFKKSDDFFKFKFKKNINRIGEIDEVAILHGNRK, via the coding sequence ATGACAGAAAATATCAAATACTTTATTTGTGGATTATGGAGATTAAAAACTATCCAAAAATGGATTAACCATCATTATAATGATAATGAGAATTTAATCATTGATAGCAAGTACTTTCCCTATGTGGTCACAAAGAATGGGGAAATATTCTCTAATAGTTCCCAGATTTACACGGTTAAACAAGCAATGACAGATTATATTTTAGATGATATTCAAAAGGATGATATTGTAATAGATATCGGGGCAAATGTAGGTGGATTTTGCATCCCTGCAGCGAAGTTATCTAATTATGTTTATGCAATCGAACCCATAACAACTGACGAATTACGTCATAATATTAGTAAAAATAATTTGAATGTGAGGGTTATCGAAGGTGGTCTTGGAAATGGAATGCCTTCTGAAGTTATTTGGAATAAAAAGAAAACCGTTAAAACATATACCTTCGCCCAAATAAAGTCTATATGTGGAGGATGTGATTTTTTAAAATGTGACTGTGAGGGCTTCGAATGGTTTATCCGTCCAAGCGAATTAGAGGGCATAAGACGATTAGAGATGGAGATTCATAATTTTAACCCATCACCTAATGACCCAACTATACTTATAAATGGGATACTGAATGAATTTAATATTTCGTTAAATTCTATGTTTTTCAAGAAAAGTGATGATTTTTTTAAGTTTAAATTCAAAAAAAATATTAACCGAATAGGAGAAATCGATGAAGTTGCCATACTACATGGAAATCGAAAATAA